In Oryza sativa Japonica Group chromosome 3, ASM3414082v1, one DNA window encodes the following:
- the LOC4333466 gene encoding B3 domain-containing protein Os03g0620400: protein MLIALRTTSLKQRYIRIPEFLMQFTCMAGQGSQKKKSCDWSKRYVDHLNGKMKCFHLQMSANFGHSMTIPNKFLDHFGGTLSRTIELVSPKGIVYIVKVTEHMNKTILQCGWEAFVDAHHIEENDSLLFRHIENSRFEVLILDSDGCEKVFTCAGIKKTSSVQERNAAPVDISRSTHDETTQSSGSKKFVRCQRASDSQRGKTAKLAETSSSGESGEEGTDSSTSEDESSYELDDPQMPPGRNYVLSRWTSLSEAQEEKVDMLVQDIQPEIPVFVAIMKHSNVNSRRACLVIPKRYASAHFPLESQTITLQRQGKNKKWYPMFYIRKDGSGYMLYGCWKNFVRDNHVKEGDMCIFHLTKFTGGEFGATVHLLRETKSGSLGSFHTSHKRFDLRDGRTWPKVTGVRRVSSRPYLTADRVSLTEEQVRKVEEVVHSIQSEGPMYVSIMNKSNVGTDGLYIIIFGRQFATRYLPEGEQTLTLLMTGKSNAWQVKMRPRSGDAQMITTGWRHFVHDNHLQIEDICLFQLMNDESKLTMTVHIIRRNEKS, encoded by the exons ATGCTTATAGCACTACGCACTACAAGTCTGAAGCAGCGATATATCCGGATTCCTGAATTCCTGATGCAG TTCACATGTATGGCTGGACAAGGTTCCCAAAAGAAGAAATCTTGTGATTGGTCCAAAAGATATGTGGACCATTTGAATGGAAAGATGAAGTGCTTCCACCTGCAAATGAGTGCTAATTTTGGGCATAGCATG acCATACCAAACAAGTTCTTGGACCATTTTGGTGGGACGTTGTCAAGAACCATTGAACTAGTATCCCCCAAGGGTATTGTGTATATTGTCAAAGTCACCGAGCACATGAATAAGACAATCCTACAGTGCGGATGGGAGGCATTTGTAGATGCCCATCACATAGAAGAGAATGACTCCTTATTGTTCCGTCACATTGAGAATTCCCGCTTTGAGGTTCTGATCCTTGATTCTGATGGTTGTGAGAAAGTCTTTACCTGTGCTGGCATAAAAAAGACTTCTAGTGTTCAAGAAAGAAATGCAGCTCCAGTTGATATTTCAAGGAGCACTCATGATGAAACCACACAATCATCAGGGAGTAAAAAATTTGTTAGATGCCAAAGGGCTAGTGACAGTCAGCGTGGAAAAACTGCAAAATTGGCAGAAACATCTTCGTCTGGGGAATCAG GAGAGGAGGGCACTGACAGCAGTACTTCTGAAGATGAGTCATCCTATGAGCTAGATGATCCTCAGATGCCTCCAGGACGTAATTATGTCTTATCGCGTTGGACTAGTCTATCTGAAGCACAGGAAGAAAAAGTAGATATGCTTGTCCAGGACATTCAACCTGAAATTCCTGTATTTGTGGCTATCATGAAGCATAGCAATGTTAACTCACGTCGTGCTTGTCTT GTAATTCCTAAGCGCTATGCATCTGCACACTTCCCACTTGAAAGTCAAACCATCACACTTCAGCGGCAAGGCAAGAACAAGAAGTGGTATCCCATGTTTTACATTAGGAAAGATGGATCTGGATACATGCTTTATGGGTGTTGGAAAAACTTTGTTCGTGACAACCATGTGAAGGAGGGAGACATGTGCATCTTTCACCTAACAAAGTTTACTGGGGGGGAATTCGGAGCAACAGTCCATCTACTCCGTGAAACAAAATCTGGTTCCTTAGGTTCATTCCATACTAGTCATAAAAGGTTTGACTTAAGGGATGGCAGAACGTGGCCGAAAGTGACTGGTGTTAGAAGAGTAAGTTCTAGGCCTTACCTGACAGCAGACAGAGTTTCTCTGACTGAAGAACAGGTCAGGAAAGTGGAAGAAGTTGTTCACTCCATTCAATCTGAAGGTCCCATGTATGTGTCAATAATGAACAAGAGCAATGTTGGTACCGATGGGCTCTACATCATT ATCTTTGGCAGGCAATTCGCGACAAGGTACCTCCCGGAAGGGGAGCAAACTTTGACGCTTCTGATGACGGGGAAGAGCAATGCATGGCAGGTCAAGATGCGCCCTCGGAGCGGCGATGCGCAGATGATCACCACAGGCTGGCGCCATTTTGTCCATGACAACCATCTGCAAATTGAAGACATCTGCCTCTTCCAGCTGATGAATGATGAGAGTAAGCTTACCATGACAGTCCATATCATTCGTCGCAACGAGAAGAGCTAG
- the LOC4333466 gene encoding B3 domain-containing protein Os03g0620400 isoform X1 → MAGQGSQKKKSCDWSKRYVDHLNGKMKCFHLQMSANFGHSMTIPNKFLDHFGGTLSRTIELVSPKGIVYIVKVTEHMNKTILQCGWEAFVDAHHIEENDSLLFRHIENSRFEVLILDSDGCEKVFTCAGIKKTSSVQERNAAPVDISRSTHDETTQSSGSKKFVRCQRASDSQRGKTAKLAETSSSGESGEEGTDSSTSEDESSYELDDPQMPPGRNYVLSRWTSLSEAQEEKVDMLVQDIQPEIPVFVAIMKHSNVNSRRACLVIPKRYASAHFPLESQTITLQRQGKNKKWYPMFYIRKDGSGYMLYGCWKNFVRDNHVKEGDMCIFHLTKFTGGEFGATVHLLRETKSGSLGSFHTSHKRFDLRDGRTWPKVTGVRRVSSRPYLTADRVSLTEEQVRKVEEVVHSIQSEGPMYVSIMNKSNVGTDGLYIIIFGRQFATRYLPEGEQTLTLLMTGKSNAWQVKMRPRSGDAQMITTGWRHFVHDNHLQIEDICLFQLMNDESKLTMTVHIIRRNEKS, encoded by the exons ATGGCTGGACAAGGTTCCCAAAAGAAGAAATCTTGTGATTGGTCCAAAAGATATGTGGACCATTTGAATGGAAAGATGAAGTGCTTCCACCTGCAAATGAGTGCTAATTTTGGGCATAGCATG acCATACCAAACAAGTTCTTGGACCATTTTGGTGGGACGTTGTCAAGAACCATTGAACTAGTATCCCCCAAGGGTATTGTGTATATTGTCAAAGTCACCGAGCACATGAATAAGACAATCCTACAGTGCGGATGGGAGGCATTTGTAGATGCCCATCACATAGAAGAGAATGACTCCTTATTGTTCCGTCACATTGAGAATTCCCGCTTTGAGGTTCTGATCCTTGATTCTGATGGTTGTGAGAAAGTCTTTACCTGTGCTGGCATAAAAAAGACTTCTAGTGTTCAAGAAAGAAATGCAGCTCCAGTTGATATTTCAAGGAGCACTCATGATGAAACCACACAATCATCAGGGAGTAAAAAATTTGTTAGATGCCAAAGGGCTAGTGACAGTCAGCGTGGAAAAACTGCAAAATTGGCAGAAACATCTTCGTCTGGGGAATCAG GAGAGGAGGGCACTGACAGCAGTACTTCTGAAGATGAGTCATCCTATGAGCTAGATGATCCTCAGATGCCTCCAGGACGTAATTATGTCTTATCGCGTTGGACTAGTCTATCTGAAGCACAGGAAGAAAAAGTAGATATGCTTGTCCAGGACATTCAACCTGAAATTCCTGTATTTGTGGCTATCATGAAGCATAGCAATGTTAACTCACGTCGTGCTTGTCTT GTAATTCCTAAGCGCTATGCATCTGCACACTTCCCACTTGAAAGTCAAACCATCACACTTCAGCGGCAAGGCAAGAACAAGAAGTGGTATCCCATGTTTTACATTAGGAAAGATGGATCTGGATACATGCTTTATGGGTGTTGGAAAAACTTTGTTCGTGACAACCATGTGAAGGAGGGAGACATGTGCATCTTTCACCTAACAAAGTTTACTGGGGGGGAATTCGGAGCAACAGTCCATCTACTCCGTGAAACAAAATCTGGTTCCTTAGGTTCATTCCATACTAGTCATAAAAGGTTTGACTTAAGGGATGGCAGAACGTGGCCGAAAGTGACTGGTGTTAGAAGAGTAAGTTCTAGGCCTTACCTGACAGCAGACAGAGTTTCTCTGACTGAAGAACAGGTCAGGAAAGTGGAAGAAGTTGTTCACTCCATTCAATCTGAAGGTCCCATGTATGTGTCAATAATGAACAAGAGCAATGTTGGTACCGATGGGCTCTACATCATT ATCTTTGGCAGGCAATTCGCGACAAGGTACCTCCCGGAAGGGGAGCAAACTTTGACGCTTCTGATGACGGGGAAGAGCAATGCATGGCAGGTCAAGATGCGCCCTCGGAGCGGCGATGCGCAGATGATCACCACAGGCTGGCGCCATTTTGTCCATGACAACCATCTGCAAATTGAAGACATCTGCCTCTTCCAGCTGATGAATGATGAGAGTAAGCTTACCATGACAGTCCATATCATTCGTCGCAACGAGAAGAGCTAG